CCCAGCGGTAGTGGAATCCGTCGTTGCGCTCGAACTTCGCCTTGACGATCGCGCGCAACTGCTCGTTCTTGATGCCGAAGGGATCCTCTTCGTCGATGTGCATGGTGCGCGGGAGCGGTGGAACGCGGTAGAGCAACCGGCGCAGGCCCCGATACCACGGCGTTGCCCAGCCATCGAGAAAGATCGGAGGCGCCAGCGCGACCAGCCGTCCCTTGTCGTGTTGCTCCTGCTTAGCCACTTCGACGGCGAGCAACGACCCCATGCACATGCCCATGAGGTGCAGCGTCTCGTGCTGCGCGGCGAGCTCGCGGTAGCGCGCACGGCACGCTTCGAGCCAGTCCTCGGCTTTCACGGCAAGCAGGTCCTCGGGCTTCGTCCCGTGGCCGGGCAAGGTCAGCGAGTGCGTGACGAACCCCGACAGCTTGAGCCGCTTGTGCATGGAGCCGAGGTCGTACTCGGTCCCGCCGAGGCCATGGATGAGAAAGACGCCGGCGCGTTCCTCGCGCGCGGCGTCGAGGGGAGCCTGCGCGCTCATGAGCGCGCGCCGTCCGCAGCGCCGCCTTGCCGAACGGGGCGCAGGAAGCCGACGAAGCGGTGGATCGTGTCGTCGAAATCGACGATCGCCGTGACCTCGCCCTCGAGACGCTTTTCCTCTCCGGCCGGCGAATCGAAGCGGTGACCGGCGTCCAGGTGCACCTCGACGCCGCGCCCGAGGGCGGCGAACGCGGCGCGCAGCGCGTTGCGATCGTCCGGATGCACGCGGTCGAGGTATGCCGCCAGGGTATCGATCTGCGCCGGCCGGACCCCGAGCAGTCTTTGCGTGTCGCCGGCCCAGTTGACCTTGCCCGATGCCGGATCGAGCTCGAACAGAAGCTGATCGTTCGCGCCGATGACTGTTTCGTAGCGCACACGCCAGTCCGTTGCTTCGCGCAGAGCGCGTTGCTGGCTGCCCTGGAGAGCGGTCACCATGAGCGTGAGCAGGGCAGCGGTGGCGACGTAGCCCTGGACTTCGAGTACCGCCTCGTTCGTGAACTGATCGACGCTCGCGAACGGTCCTTCGCCACGCTCGCTGTAGAGCACGGCAATGGTGGCGAGCAGGAAGGTCGCCAGCGTTGCGCCGCGTGTTCCCCAGGCGAGTGCGCCGAGCACGAGAAAGGCAAGCGGCAGGTAGGTCAGCGCGAAGCCCACGGTGCCGGGGAAGCGCGCCGCGGTGTCGCCGCGAAAGACGACGACGGTGGCGGTGATCATGAGCAGCAGGAAGATGCTACCGAGGGCGAAGTCGCTCATGGTCGGGCCGCCCGAGCGCTTTGCCCGGAAGCCCGCCCAGGCGAAGAAGAGCGGCGTGACCACCAGCGTGCCGACGGTGCCGGACACGATCCACAGGCGCCACTCGCCGGCGGGGCTCGGCAGGCCCAGGGCGGCGTACACCAGCAACGCGACGGCCCAGCCCAATAGAGCGCTGCCCAGGGCGCCGGCGCCGGCGAAGAGCCACACCTTGCCGACTTCGTCGAGCTGCGGGTTCGCTCCCAGCAGGCGCCGCAGCAGCCAGGCGATCGGCGCGGAAACCACGATCTCCTCCAGGGCGTAGGCGATGGAGGCGCCCGAGGAAGCGCCGGCGAGCAGGTTGCCGGCCGCCGCGGCGAGCCCGATCGCGACCAGATAAGCCGGCCAGCGCGCGGGCTCGGCGAGGGTCAGCACGCCGATGGCGACGCCGCTCGCGAGCCAGATGTTTGCTTCCTGATCGAAACCTCCCCCGAAATAGTAGGACAGCATCAGGGCGACGAGGTAGGCGAGCGCCGCGGCCGCCGCGCGCCATACGACCGGATACGCCATCGACGAATCAGCAACCGGCATGTGCTTTCTCCTCGCTGCGGTGGAATGCCCGCAGCGCTGCCAGCGCGACGAGCGACACGAGCGCCGCGGGCGGCGCAATGACGAACGGAAGACCGACATGGGTCACCCATGTCCCCAGCCCGGCGCCCGCCACGTAGGCGGCCCACACGCCGAACAGGATGGCCGGGCCGCGAGTTGGATCATGCGGCGTCGGGTCGCGCCACTGGCGATGGCGGACATGCGCCACGGCGCGGGCGACGAGCGAGGTCAGGGTGCTGGTGAGGACGACGGTCGATACACCCGGCACCGCGAGCTTGCGCGCCGCCGCGCTCTGCAGGCCCATGGCCAGTGCGGTGCCGACAACGAAGGCGCCGAGCGCCGCTTCGGTGCCGTGGGGGAAGATGAACCAGGCAATGGCGACGACGACGAGCACGGCAGCCTCGATCGAAAGGGCGACAGTGACGATGGCGGGCCAGGGTCCTGCCGCCTGGCGCGCGTCGGTCAGCGTGGTGCCGACGGCGGCACCGACGAGGAAACCGGCCAGCGCCAGCACGCTTCGCAGGGTGGCAGCGCTGTGACCCTCGACCGTTGCGATGCCGAGCAGAACGCTGTTGCCGGTCATGTTGGCGACGAACACGTGCTCGAAGGCGAGATAGCCGACGGCATCGACGTAGCCGGCGGCTCCGGCCAGCGCAAGCAGCAGGACGCTCACGAGCGAGGGATGATGCGGCAGCCACGCGACGGTCACAGGGGGCGATATTACCGTTTCGAAGCAGCAATCGCATCGGCGCTGCGCCGGTTTGCGCGGCTGCCAGACGCACGCCGTGACCCGGCAGGGGAATTTCTGTATCCTCCACGGGTTTCGGTAAAGCTGCAGTAGGCCCGGACTTGCCCAGGCTTTTACTTTTATTGGCGATCGTCGCGCTGGTGGTCTGGATCATCAGGCGCTACCGGCGCAGTCTCGACGGCGGTGGTAAGGCATCGCCGGCCGAGATCGAGGACATGGTGCGTTGCGCCGAATGCGGCATGCACCTGCCGCGAAGCGAAAGCATCGAAAGCGCGGGCCGTTTCTACTGTTCGGCCGAACACCGTCGTGCGCACGGTGCTTGAGACTCCCATGAGTTCCCTCTCCGCGCCGGTTGCCTTGAACTCGCCCGGGGTCGAGCGGCCCGAGAATTACTGGCGCTCGCTGCTCTACTTCAACGTCTATCGCTGCGCGCTCGCCGTGGTCCTCACGGCGATACCGGTGCTGGCCGCGCACGAGTTGCCGTTCGGCTCCGCCGATCCCGAGCTCTATCAGTACGTCTCCGTTCTCTACGTGCTCTTCTCGGCCGCCTGCTTCGTCATGGTGCGCATGCGCCTGCCGAGCTTCGGGCTGCAGCTGCTGCTGCAGGTGACCGGCGACATTGCCTTCATCATCCTGCTCATGCTGGCGAGCGGCGGCATCTCCAGCGGTCTCGGTCTGCTGCTGCTCGCCTCGCTCGCCGCTGGCGGCCTCATCGGGCGCGGGCGGCTCACCCTGTTCC
This portion of the Betaproteobacteria bacterium genome encodes:
- a CDS encoding DUF1275 domain-containing protein, which gives rise to MTVAWLPHHPSLVSVLLLALAGAAGYVDAVGYLAFEHVFVANMTGNSVLLGIATVEGHSAATLRSVLALAGFLVGAAVGTTLTDARQAAGPWPAIVTVALSIEAAVLVVVAIAWFIFPHGTEAALGAFVVGTALAMGLQSAAARKLAVPGVSTVVLTSTLTSLVARAVAHVRHRQWRDPTPHDPTRGPAILFGVWAAYVAGAGLGTWVTHVGLPFVIAPPAALVSLVALAALRAFHRSEEKAHAGC
- a CDS encoding MASE1 domain-containing protein; its protein translation is MPVADSSMAYPVVWRAAAAALAYLVALMLSYYFGGGFDQEANIWLASGVAIGVLTLAEPARWPAYLVAIGLAAAAGNLLAGASSGASIAYALEEIVVSAPIAWLLRRLLGANPQLDEVGKVWLFAGAGALGSALLGWAVALLVYAALGLPSPAGEWRLWIVSGTVGTLVVTPLFFAWAGFRAKRSGGPTMSDFALGSIFLLLMITATVVVFRGDTAARFPGTVGFALTYLPLAFLVLGALAWGTRGATLATFLLATIAVLYSERGEGPFASVDQFTNEAVLEVQGYVATAALLTLMVTALQGSQQRALREATDWRVRYETVIGANDQLLFELDPASGKVNWAGDTQRLLGVRPAQIDTLAAYLDRVHPDDRNALRAAFAALGRGVEVHLDAGHRFDSPAGEEKRLEGEVTAIVDFDDTIHRFVGFLRPVRQGGAADGARS
- a CDS encoding preprotein translocase subunit YajC, with translation MPRLLLLLAIVALVVWIIRRYRRSLDGGGKASPAEIEDMVRCAECGMHLPRSESIESAGRFYCSAEHRRAHGA
- a CDS encoding alpha/beta fold hydrolase; this translates as MSAQAPLDAAREERAGVFLIHGLGGTEYDLGSMHKRLKLSGFVTHSLTLPGHGTKPEDLLAVKAEDWLEACRARYRELAAQHETLHLMGMCMGSLLAVEVAKQEQHDKGRLVALAPPIFLDGWATPWYRGLRRLLYRVPPLPRTMHIDEEDPFGIKNEQLRAIVKAKFERNDGFHYRW